DNA from Alnus glutinosa chromosome 2, dhAlnGlut1.1, whole genome shotgun sequence:
TATGTCACACTGTAACTCAAATGAAGAACTCAGAATGAGCATTGGATAGCCTTGTGTTTTCAGTAGTACTTTTGAATGTGAAGCTGTGTCAAGCTGGTAGACACAAGAAAGTGGCAGTTGAATCAGTTATTgtttttagcattacttgaAATTTTCAATCTGTGTGAGTTAAGTTAGGTATAATTTGCTTATTTCAGCAACCTTAGAGGATGCTAAAGTGCATGAAGGGTGTAGGTTCCAAAACAATATCCAAGATTGAAAATGCAATTGGTGACAATGCCCCTGTTATGAAGACCGTTACCTAATCCTGTTAAGGAATGATTACGACTTTATACATCTACAAGACTTGCATCCTaatattttgcataaaaattggGAAGGACTTGTATAAGTTAATCCTTTTAGATAAACTCCTTCTCATATATACCCTTGTCATTGACTGCAGCTGAGATCTTCCTGGGGCATTGGGTTTCTGCAGTGTTGAAGAGGATATGGTGGATGGCTTCCCATATGAAGTGCCTGAAGAATACCAAAGTATGCCTCTACTGAAGGGGAGAGCAACTGTAGAGATGAAGGTCAAGGTTAAGGACAACCCTACCCTAGATGAGTGTGTCTTCCGTGTAGTTCTAGATGGTTATAATGCGCCTGTAACTGCTGGGAATTTTGTAGACTTGGTGGAAAGACACTTCTATGATGGCATGGAAATCCAGAGAGGTAATGCCATCTCAAATTAAATGCGTATGATTATTGCTTGTTCATAAAAGAATACATCAAGTCTTCCTGCTACCTTGGGACTGGAAGTTTAGCGGTTCAACTGCCATGACCACCATcatcaacttaatttttttatatcctGTTTGTCATTGCAAAACCACAATCAATGACACAATAAGTCCTACATATTTTTACCTTGGGACAAGCATTGATTGACTAATATTATATTCTGAGAGCTAGCAAAAGATCTTACTGTAACATCACATATTAAACCAAAGCATATGTTCAAGATTCACTCATGCTCCTTTTCTGCCGTCTTTTGCTATTTATACTGCAGCCTATAGTGTAGTCAAATACTTCTAACTGTTAATCACATTATACATACAAATTTAGATTTATTCATGCCTTAACAAAGCTTAGAAGTTACCTTGGATTTGGTGCAGCCGATGGCTTTGTTGTTCAAACTGGTGACCCTGAAGGTCCTGCAGAGGGTTTCATTGATCCTAGTACAGAGAAAACCAGGACAATACCATTAGAAATCATGGTGGAGGGGGAGAACGCACCTGTTTATGGAGCAACTTTGGAAGTAAGTTTTTCAAACTGTCCAGTTGTCATTCTGTATATAGTTACACATATGAGATGAAACACGAAATCATAGggaataatgaatttaaaactAATAAGAATCATCGAATCAGAAGACAACGCCTCAATATTTGCCATCTCTGCTATAGTGTGTATcacagaaaaagatattgaaaaaattttaataaactcTTTTAAATGAGAGACAACCTTGTCCTGCATTTTTTAGATATTGAGAAACTTGATTAACTTGTCTGTTATAGTGTGTATtacagaaaaagatattgaaGAAATTTTAATAAACTCTTTTAAATGAGAGACAACCTTGTCCTGCATTTTTTAGATATTGAGAAACGATTAACTTGTCTTCCTTTGTTTGCCACAATTCAAATTACTTGATTACTTTAGTATTCTTTGAATTTTGTGAAATTCATGTCATAGATTACAGTACaaatattacttatcaaaaagattaCAGTACAAATATCCATGTATTCATTCAACCTTGATTATGTCCCTCCTTTTGTAAACCGGTTTTTCTAAGCTCAGCACATGAGCTTCTAAACAAGGGTGCATTAAAGTGGTGATTAACTCAGGTTGAATGCGGCGGCTGTTGGTTTGTCCACCTTGACAGCATGACTGCCATCCTTGGGTAAAAGCGGCATCTCATCCACCATGGCTGGGTGGctatataaataaacaatatcaaattggAATCTTATTCTTAGTCATTCCCTCCTTGTGATCAGTTATCTAAAATCATGTTTATATCTACCAGATGTTAAAAGTTTTTCTAATCACTGTTAAAATCTGTGTTTGCTACTGTTTGTTGGTCCCTGTTGTAACATTTGTGTGTTTGGACAGGATATTGGTCTATACAAGGCTCAAACAAAGCTTCCATTTAATGCGTTTGGAACGATGGCCATGGCCAGAGATGTGAGCATTTGAACTTCAACATTGCTGTTCTCTACAGAGATGCAGTGCTTTTGGTTATCTGACACGAAGGCTAACCAGATtatgtttatttatgttttcattacagGAGTTTGAGAACAATTCTGGGTCCAGCCAGGTATTTTGGCTACTGAAAGAAAGTGAATTAACTCCCAGTAATGCAAACATATTGGATGGTCGGTATGCAGTGTTTGGTTATGTGACAGAAAATGAGGATTATTTGGCAGATCTCAAGGTTGGTGATGTCATAGAGTCCATTCAAGTTGTCGCTGGCTTGGATAATCTAGTcaatccaagctacaagattgctGGGTAGTTACCTTTCCATATTATTAGTGTTAAATACTGCATATGAGACTTTATTGCTCACTCCCACTaaatttgttggtggagttaaTAATTTGTGGGGTTCCATTTTTAAGTTTGTATTTTTCCTTCGAGGATTCGGTAATGGATAGTTTGGGAGAATTTTTAGCATCTAAATTGACAAGGTGTTCATGTAGAGAGGTGATATGCAGGGGATAGGAAACTGTTCTCTTGCAAGcccttttttataaaaaaagcaaATATAATCATAAAGTGTCATTTGATATTACATCAAAtgacacttttttattatatttgcttttttttattaaaaagagccTGTTGGGAGACGGTTTTTCGTcctccaaaaatcattttccgttCATGTAAGACTACTGATGCCAAGATCAGATTCATTTCATATTACTCGCATTCTTATATTCACTTGTTTATTGATGGGATGTAATATCATCAAAGATACCTCAAAAACTCCTTTCccctttccccctttttttaggagaaaagaaaaaaaaaaaaaaaaaaaaaagatacctCAATAACATTAGTCATACAATTTTCTACTTAAGAAAACTCTAGGTGGTAGGTGGTTCTATAATCGACTCTGCATGACTGCAGTGCTAGAAAATGATAATGGTACCTTGTGACACACTAATTTTCCAAAATAAGTGATAGATGAAAGGTCATGTATTCTAGAAAAATGTACCTTGATAAATTTGATGAAATGAGGGAGCTATCTGGGGCATTGTTGAACTTGGTTTGGCTAGCTCTATTAGTGCAATATACGTAGCTGGCGCACGCGATGCTCAAGTATTTTACAAGGTTAATTATTGCTGAGGGTGATTCTCAAGttgtttcttatttcttaatctGTATCTCCCGTTGGATTGGCAATTGGATTCATTAATCTATGAAGCAGCTTGTGTCCCACTGAAGAGGGCTCTGTTGGACTAGTACTTATGGCCATGTTGTTGCAGTGACACAATTAGACCATACATTCAACAAGAACtctatatttactttttatgcACTTGGGAATTGATTCCAATATGGAGGCACACAAAGTTCACTAGTGGGGGAGCTTCTTATGACGGGAATAGTTTTGTGGGTTTGGCCAGCTTTATACCACCTTTTGTCAATAGggcatagaattcaaattgctTTTTCTATGATGGGAAATGGGAATATTGATATCATCTGATTCCTTGATCTCTATCATCTGATTGCTTTTCGTATCCTCCATTGATCATCATGCCTTGCCTGCAACTTTGATgttaacaatatttataatacCTTTTTCATAAGAGGgaagaaaaaagattgaaaaaaaagtgGTCGATATGGCTAGTGCTCCTGCTAATATGTTTCGTTGCAAATATTACACAATATTATTTGTAACGATTAAGGTGCATTTGGTCGCATAATCAAGATACATGAGGAATTAGAATACTGTTCTTAATTATGTtactattcttattcttttttttaaagaaccataattagtaaaattttatttgataaatattttattccgtataatttatttaatctaAATATCGCATTGATTGCTAGGTGGAAAtgtttacttaaaaaataaaaaataaaaaaaaattactggtTGTTAGTTGTCATAAGCTTAAATGGCTGATAGTTAATTGAGATCACGTATGATACATAGGATATTGcacataaataaaattttttaaaaaaaaaaaaaaattctaatttgaGACGCTTATTTTAAATGAACAGACCAAATTTTGGCATGTCATATTGCAtgttaaaaaccaaaaaatttctctctttccAATAGCTATCGCCACCCTCCCTATTGCACCACCACTACCAGTCTCTCACTTTCACTACTACTGGGGATGACCGGCCACTCCTTTGGCTACTTTAGGAGTCGTTCGACCACCCCAGACTAGCCCAAGGAGGTGGTTCTCTCCCCTCCCTTTCAAAACAACACAGTTTATTAAGTCCAACTGTGCTCCTTCGCTAACCCATCTCTCTCTTAACTTCTCACCAAAGGATTATGAAATCTCCTTATGCAAATAAACCTCTTGAAGATCCCAAGGTCATTAAAGACCTTTATTACATCGTCTTTATTGGTTGTCTTTCTCTTTCCACCAACATAGACACTTTCAACAAGGTAATGGTTGAAAAGTTTTAGCTTTTAACCACAAGGATGGTTCAACTACCCCTTTTTGACAAGGGAATGCTAGTtggggggtggccaaaccactctcaatggccaaaggggtggctcggctaCCCTGTGTAACAGGATCACAATAAAAGAGGTAACGGGATAAGAGCTCGACAGTGGTGGGAGGTGGCGAAAGAGCAACGAGAGGGGTGGTGAATGGTGATGGACAAAGAGGTTCTTGAAAATGAGATGcaaagctttttcttcaataataGATGACATGATTGATTTTGGATCAAATGACGATTCAGATTAAAGCTATTGCACCATGATACCCTAGATATTGTATAGAGTCTCAATATGCTATATGAGTTGTTGAAAACAAAATCGAGTGGCAGGTGAttggacacaaaaaaaaaaaaaaaaaaaaaaaaaaaaaaaaaaagattaaaaggcCAGCAACAGCTGGAACCATTGATAATGACCTCAAGGTGACCCATTGTAAGAAAATGACAACAAACTATCTCCGcataagttatatataataagaataatGTCACTCTTCACACACATTTCACACCGGCCAACATTACGTTTCATGTtaaccccccctttttttttaggaaagtgtttttgggttttgatttgaaaaaaatattttgatgcgACGTAAAAacgaaaagtgtttttttttagtgaaattgacgtttaaaaagtgtttttgtgtCTTACTTAAAAGTGTTCGTCAAagaattttagaaaattatattatttatttatttattttaagaacagaaaaatgttttcagagTCGTTACTAAACGAGGGCAGGAGAAAGTGGAAGAGAAGGCGATCCGAGCAAAAATAACCCTAGGACAAGGTATAATCCTTAACATATAGATGACTTAAAAAAGGACATAGGAAACAAATATGATAAAACATAGCAGTTCCCAGCCTCCACCTGAGTATAGTCACCATAAAGTTCTCAagattgtgtgtgtgtgcatgggCACACGCCCACTTGTTAGAACAGAACATCTCCATGATTATATCCACTGAACTACCATTATATATgaactactactactactaggGTTTTCTCCAAGTAGAGGCCaaagaatgagaaagaaagaactgCTTTACAAAATCTATAGTCCAATAAGGTAACAGATATTGGAGAGCCTCTCTTAGCCTTTAGCCTATAGCCTCCACAGTTTCGTTTTCCCTCTAGTTTCAATCTGTTTAAATTGAATAAGATACAAATTGAATTTCCAGAACTGTGTTGCATATCAGCAGAATCCCTTTTTGCTTGGAGGAGTTTAAATATTTCAAGGCCCTCGATACCTGCGGAAACACAAACAACCCTGAGGCTGATCATGAGGGATCATACCTCCACCCTTTGACGTGTCAATGGCCTCCAACATGGCCACTACCTCATCCATCTCCGGCCGCTTGTCAGGGTTAGCATCCCAGCATCGCTTCATTACATTTGCAAGAGAGCTTGGGCAACACCGGGGAATCTCTGGCCTCAGATTCTGCAGTTTGATATAGAAGCATATGGAAGTTTAACTTCCTTTTTTAGCTTACAACTCTAATGATGGCCGACAAAATTGTTGTTTTCATCACAGCCATTAGTTTAAAGAAATACAGAACAATATAAGTAACAGCTATTTATCCGTTGCTATTGTTGAGATATAatacaatttcttttcttttcctctaaTACATTGgcatattttgtatgcaatacattttttttttaatttttaattttttttttttttgtttataaaaaagagaaatgattcattccTTCTTCCTGTCCTTTTCCCTTCCTCCCATTTGTGAAAATCACCATTCAATTTGTGGAGTCCATGTGGGTCCCTTATATGGGCCttacaaatctaatggtgattttcaaaAGTGGGAGGATAAGAGAAGGACAGGAGAAGGATGTATAGCACatctctttataattttttttttttctaatctcTGTTAATGTTAGTTATATGCAAGCAGAAACATCTGACATATTTTGTCTACCTGGCGAACAACAGCTGATGTTACTTCTGAGAAACTGAGGTCCGGGTACGGCATGTCACAACAGTATATCTCCCACAAGCAGATACCAAAACTGTACACATCACATTTCCTATTATATGGGTTGCCATTGAGAACCTGCCCCATGCAAAGAAATTAGTGATAAGTTTAGATGCTCAATGCTTAAGATCTGAAATGATATCTGAACCATTTCCTAAGCAAAGCCAAACAAAGAACTGAAAAAGGGAAACACTAATCGATACCAAAGCTAAGCATCATGTCCAGACCCACCCAAAAGTGCAAGTAGAATCTATTCGCCTTTTGTTTCCTTGCAATACAGCAAAAAATGCTAAAACTCATAAACTAGGCTCTTATGAGCAGCCAAGAATTTCATAGGTAGCAGCTGCTAAATAACAGAAGATGGTCCATGCTTTGTGGAACCAATTAGAATAGTAATAGAAACCTAGCAAGGTAAGCAGCATTTACACCCTTCTAGGGCTTAATTAACAGGTCACCTCAGCTTCAAGGATCCACAGAAGCAGAGGCCACTATGATGATTTAATTGATGAAACACACCCCAATGGTATAGCAAGCATgcacacaagagagagagacagagagagattg
Protein-coding regions in this window:
- the LOC133859823 gene encoding peptidyl-prolyl cis-trans isomerase, chloroplastic, whose protein sequence is MAAIIFAPKIPTTNHIRFPFSQTNFLPRRFGPRCYDQNRHQPHLQTRQKGRSFSLKECAISIALAVGLVTGVPALDWSANANAATSPALPDLSVLISGPPIKDPGALLRYALPINNRAIREVQKPLEDITESLKVAGVKALDSVERNVRQASRNLKQGKTLIISGLAESKKDHGVELLDKLEAGMDELQRIVEDRNRDAVAPKQKELLQYVGGVEEDMVDGFPYEVPEEYQSMPLLKGRATVEMKVKVKDNPTLDECVFRVVLDGYNAPVTAGNFVDLVERHFYDGMEIQRADGFVVQTGDPEGPAEGFIDPSTEKTRTIPLEIMVEGENAPVYGATLEDIGLYKAQTKLPFNAFGTMAMARDEFENNSGSSQVFWLLKESELTPSNANILDGRYAVFGYVTENEDYLADLKVGDVIESIQVVAGLDNLVNPSYKIAG